In Neofelis nebulosa isolate mNeoNeb1 chromosome 7, mNeoNeb1.pri, whole genome shotgun sequence, the following proteins share a genomic window:
- the SEMA6D gene encoding semaphorin-6D isoform X6, producing the protein MRCFLLCAYMLLLMISQLRAVSFPEDDEPLNTVDYHYSRQYPVFRGRPSGNESQHRLDFQLMLKIRDTLYIAGRDQVYTVNLNEIPKTEVIPNKKLTWRSRQQDRENCAMKGKHKDECHNFIKVFVPRNDEMVFVCGTNAFNPMCRYYRLNTLEYDGEEISGLARCPFDARQTNVALFADGKLYSATVADFLASDAVIYRSMGDGSALRTIKYDSKWIKEPHFLHAIEYGNYVYFFFREIAVEHNNLGKAVYSRVARICKNDMGGSQRVLEKHWTSFLKARLNCSVPGDSFFYFDVLQSITDIIQINGIPTVVGVFTTQLNSIPGSAVCAFSMDDIEKVFKGRFKEQKTPDSVWTAVPEDKVPKPRPGCCAKHGLAEAYKTSIDFPDETLSFIKSHPLMDSAVPPIADEPWFTKTRIRYRLTAIAVDHSAGPHRNYTVIFVGSEAGVVLKVLAKTSPFSLNDSILLEEIEAYNHAKCNAENEEDRKVISLQLDKDHHAVYVAFSSCVIRLPLSRCERYGSCKKSCIASRDPYCGWLSQGACGRVTPGMLLLTEDFFAFHNHSAGGYEQDTEYGNTAHLGDCHEILPTSTTPDYKIFGGPTSGVRWEVQSGESNQMVHMNVLITCVFAAFVLGAFIAGVAVYCYRDMFVRKNRKIHKDAESAQSCTDSSGSFAKLNGLFDSPVKEYQQNIDSPKLYSNLLTSRKELPPSGDTKSMVMDHRGQPPELAALPTPESTPVLHQKTLQAMKSHSDKAHGHGASRKETPQFFPSSPPPHSPLSHGHIPSAIVLPNATHDYNTSFSNSNAHKAEKKLQNIDHPLTKSSSKRDHRRSVDSRNTLNDLLKHLNDPNSNPKAIMGDIQMAHQTLMLDPVGPMSEVPPKVPNREASLYSPPSTLPRNSPTKRVDVPTTPGVPMTSLERQRGYHKNSSQRHSISAMPKNLNSPNGVLLSRQPSMNRGGYLPTSTGAKVDYIQGTPVSVHLQPSLSRQSSYTSNGTLPRTGLKRTPSLKPDVPPKPSFVPQTTSVRPLNKYTY; encoded by the exons ATGAGGTGCTTCTTGCTCTGTGCCTACATGCTGCTCCTGATGATTTCCCAGCTGAGGGCAGTCAGCTTTCCCGAAGATGATGAACCCCTTAATACAGTCGACTATCACT ATTCAAGGCAATATCCGGTTTTTAGAGGACGCCCTTCGGGCAATGAATCCCAGCACAGGCTGGACTTTCAGCTGATGTTGAAAATTCGAGACACACTTTATATTGCTGGCAG GGATCAAGTTTATACGGTAAACTTAAATGAAATCCCCAAAACAGAAGTCATACCAAACAAG AAACTGACGTGGCGGTCAAGACAACAGGACCGAGAAAACTGTGCCATGAAAGGCAAACATAAA GATGAATGCCACAACTTTATTAAAGTATTTGTCCCAAGAAACGACGAGATGGTTTTTGTATGTGGTACCAATGCATTCAATCCCATGTGTAGATACTATAGG ttgaATACCTTAGAGTATGACGGGGAGGAAATTAGTGGCCTGGCAAGATGCCCATTTGATGCCAGACAAACCAATGTTGCCCTTTTTGCTG ATGGGAAGCTATATTCTGCCACGGTGGCTGACTTCTTGGCCAGTGATGCTGTTATTTATCGAAGCATGGGGGATGGATCTGCCCTTCGCACAATAAAATATGATTCCAAATGGATAAAAG aGCCACATTTTCTTCATGCCATAGAATATGGAAACTATGTGTATTTCTTCTTCCGAGAAATTGCTGTGGAACATAATAATTTAGGCAAG GCTGTCTATTCCCGTGTGGCCCGCATATGTAAAAATGACATGGGTGGCTCCCAGCGGGTCCTGGAGAAACACTGGACTTCATTTCTGAAGGCTCGGCTTAACTGTTCTGTCCCCGGAGATTCGTTTTTCTACTTTGATGTCCTGCAGTCTATCACAGACATAATACAAATCAATGGCATCCCCACTGTGGTCGGGGTGTTTACCACACAGCTCAACAG CATTCCTGGTTCTGCAGTGTGTGCATTTAGCATGGATGACATTGAAAAAGTATTCAAAGGACGgtttaaagaacagaaaacccCAGATTCTGTTTGGACAGCAGTCCCTGAAGACAAAGTACCAAAGCCaag GCCTGGCTGTTGTGCAAAGCATGGCCTTGCTGAAGCCTATAAAACTTCCattgatttccctgatgaaacCCTGTCCTTCATCAAATCCCACCCGCTAATGGACTCTGCCGTCCCACCCATCGCCGATGAGCCCTGGTTCACAAAGACTCGGATCAG GTACAGACTGACGGCCATCGCTGTTGACCATTCTGCTGGGCCCCACCGGAACTATACAGTCATCTTTGTTGGCTCTGAAGCTGGCGTGGTGCTTAAAGTTTTGGCAAAGACCAGTCCTTTCTCTTTGAATGACAGCATATTACTGGAAGAGATTGAAGCGTACAACCACGCAAA GTGTAATGCTGAGAATGAGGAGGACAGAAAGGTCATCTCATTACAGTTGGATAAAGATCATCATGCTGTGTATGTGGCGTTCTCTAGCTGCGTTATTCGCCTCCCCCTCAGTCGCTGTGAGCGTTATGGATCCTGTAAAAA gTCTTGTATTGCATCTCGGGACCCATACTGTGGCTGGTTAAGCCAGGGGGCTTGTGGCAGAGTGACCCCAGGGATGCT GCTGTTAACCGAAGACTTCTTTGCTTTCCATAACCACAGTGCTGGAGGATATGAACAAGACACAGAATACGGCAACACGGCCCACCTAGGGGACTGCCACG aaattttgccTACTTCAACTACACCAGATTACAAAATATTTGGCGGTCCAACATCtg GTGTACGATGGGAAGTCCAGTCTGGAGAGTCCAACCAGATGGTCCACATGAATGTCCTCATCACCTGtgtctttgctgcttttgttttGGGTGCGTTCATTGCAGGGGTGGCAGTATACTGCTATCGCGACATGTTCGTTCGGAAAAACAGAAAGATTCATAAAGATGCAGAATCTGCCCAGTCGTGCACAGACTCCAGTGGAAGCTTTGCCAAACTGAATGGTCTCTTTGACAGCCCAGTCAAGGAATATCAACAGAATATTGATTCTCCCAAATTGTATAGTAACCTGTTGACCAGTCGGAAAGAGCTGCCACCCAGTGGAGATACCAAATCCATGGTAATGGACCATCGGGGCCAACCTCCCGAACTGGCTGCTCTCCCCACGCCTGAGTCTACACCTGTGCTTCACCAGAAGACCCTGCAGGCCATGAAGAGCCACTCAGACAAGGCCCACGGCCATGGGGCTTCAAGGAAAGAAACCCCCCAGTTTTTTCCTTCTAGTCCACCACCCCATTCCCCATTAAGTCATGGGCATATCCCCAGTGCCATTGTTCTTCCTAATGCCACTCATGACTACAACACGTCTTTCTCAAACTCCAATGCTCACAAAGCTGAAAAGAAGCTTCAGAACATTGACCACCCGCTTACAAAGTCATCCAGCAAAAGAGATCACCGGCGTTCTGTGGATTCCAGAAATACCCTCAATGATCTCCTGAAGCATCTAAATGACCCAAATAGCAACCCCAAAGCCATCAtgggagacatccagatggcccaccaGACCCTAATGCTGGATCCTGTGGGACCTATGTCTGAGGTCCCACCCAAGGTCCCTAACCGGGAAGCATCGCTGTACTCTCCTCCTTCAACTCTCCCCAGAAACAGCCCAACCAAGCGAGTGGACGTCCCCACCACTCCTGGAGTCCCAATGACTTCTCTGGAAAGACAAAGGGGTTATCACAAAAATTCCTCCCAGAGGCACTCTATATCTGCTATGCCTAAAAACTTAAACTCACCAAATGGTGTTTTGTTATCTAGACAGCCGAGTATGAACCGTGGAGGGTACCTGCCCACCTCCACAGGGGCAAAGGTGGACTATATTCAGGGAACACCAGTGAGTGTTCATCTGCAGCCTTCCCTCTCCAGACAGAGCAGCTATACCAGTAATGGCACCCTTCCTAGGACGGGACTAAAGAGGACACCGTCCTTAAAACCTGATGTGCCACCAAAGCCTTCCTTTGTTCCTCAAACCACATCTGTCAGACCACTGAACAAATACACTTACTAG
- the SEMA6D gene encoding semaphorin-6D isoform X7, with protein sequence MRCFLLCAYMLLLMISQLRAVSFPEDDEPLNTVDYHYSRQYPVFRGRPSGNESQHRLDFQLMLKIRDTLYIAGRDQVYTVNLNEIPKTEVIPNKKLTWRSRQQDRENCAMKGKHKDECHNFIKVFVPRNDEMVFVCGTNAFNPMCRYYRLNTLEYDGEEISGLARCPFDARQTNVALFADGKLYSATVADFLASDAVIYRSMGDGSALRTIKYDSKWIKEPHFLHAIEYGNYVYFFFREIAVEHNNLGKAVYSRVARICKNDMGGSQRVLEKHWTSFLKARLNCSVPGDSFFYFDVLQSITDIIQINGIPTVVGVFTTQLNSIPGSAVCAFSMDDIEKVFKGRFKEQKTPDSVWTAVPEDKVPKPRPGCCAKHGLAEAYKTSIDFPDETLSFIKSHPLMDSAVPPIADEPWFTKTRIRYRLTAIAVDHSAGPHRNYTVIFVGSEAGVVLKVLAKTSPFSLNDSILLEEIEAYNHAKCNAENEEDRKVISLQLDKDHHAVYVAFSSCVIRLPLSRCERYGSCKKSCIASRDPYCGWLSQGACGRVTPGMLAGGYEQDTEYGNTAHLGDCHEILPTSTTPDYKIFGGPTSGVRWEVQSGESNQMVHMNVLITCVFAAFVLGAFIAGVAVYCYRDMFVRKNRKIHKDAESAQSCTDSSGSFAKLNGLFDSPVKEYQQNIDSPKLYSNLLTSRKELPPSGDTKSMVMDHRGQPPELAALPTPESTPVLHQKTLQAMKSHSDKAHGHGASRKETPQFFPSSPPPHSPLSHGHIPSAIVLPNATHDYNTSFSNSNAHKAEKKLQNIDHPLTKSSSKRDHRRSVDSRNTLNDLLKHLNDPNSNPKAIMGDIQMAHQTLMLDPVGPMSEVPPKVPNREASLYSPPSTLPRNSPTKRVDVPTTPGVPMTSLERQRGYHKNSSQRHSISAMPKNLNSPNGVLLSRQPSMNRGGYLPTSTGAKVDYIQGTPVSVHLQPSLSRQSSYTSNGTLPRTGLKRTPSLKPDVPPKPSFVPQTTSVRPLNKYTY encoded by the exons ATGAGGTGCTTCTTGCTCTGTGCCTACATGCTGCTCCTGATGATTTCCCAGCTGAGGGCAGTCAGCTTTCCCGAAGATGATGAACCCCTTAATACAGTCGACTATCACT ATTCAAGGCAATATCCGGTTTTTAGAGGACGCCCTTCGGGCAATGAATCCCAGCACAGGCTGGACTTTCAGCTGATGTTGAAAATTCGAGACACACTTTATATTGCTGGCAG GGATCAAGTTTATACGGTAAACTTAAATGAAATCCCCAAAACAGAAGTCATACCAAACAAG AAACTGACGTGGCGGTCAAGACAACAGGACCGAGAAAACTGTGCCATGAAAGGCAAACATAAA GATGAATGCCACAACTTTATTAAAGTATTTGTCCCAAGAAACGACGAGATGGTTTTTGTATGTGGTACCAATGCATTCAATCCCATGTGTAGATACTATAGG ttgaATACCTTAGAGTATGACGGGGAGGAAATTAGTGGCCTGGCAAGATGCCCATTTGATGCCAGACAAACCAATGTTGCCCTTTTTGCTG ATGGGAAGCTATATTCTGCCACGGTGGCTGACTTCTTGGCCAGTGATGCTGTTATTTATCGAAGCATGGGGGATGGATCTGCCCTTCGCACAATAAAATATGATTCCAAATGGATAAAAG aGCCACATTTTCTTCATGCCATAGAATATGGAAACTATGTGTATTTCTTCTTCCGAGAAATTGCTGTGGAACATAATAATTTAGGCAAG GCTGTCTATTCCCGTGTGGCCCGCATATGTAAAAATGACATGGGTGGCTCCCAGCGGGTCCTGGAGAAACACTGGACTTCATTTCTGAAGGCTCGGCTTAACTGTTCTGTCCCCGGAGATTCGTTTTTCTACTTTGATGTCCTGCAGTCTATCACAGACATAATACAAATCAATGGCATCCCCACTGTGGTCGGGGTGTTTACCACACAGCTCAACAG CATTCCTGGTTCTGCAGTGTGTGCATTTAGCATGGATGACATTGAAAAAGTATTCAAAGGACGgtttaaagaacagaaaacccCAGATTCTGTTTGGACAGCAGTCCCTGAAGACAAAGTACCAAAGCCaag GCCTGGCTGTTGTGCAAAGCATGGCCTTGCTGAAGCCTATAAAACTTCCattgatttccctgatgaaacCCTGTCCTTCATCAAATCCCACCCGCTAATGGACTCTGCCGTCCCACCCATCGCCGATGAGCCCTGGTTCACAAAGACTCGGATCAG GTACAGACTGACGGCCATCGCTGTTGACCATTCTGCTGGGCCCCACCGGAACTATACAGTCATCTTTGTTGGCTCTGAAGCTGGCGTGGTGCTTAAAGTTTTGGCAAAGACCAGTCCTTTCTCTTTGAATGACAGCATATTACTGGAAGAGATTGAAGCGTACAACCACGCAAA GTGTAATGCTGAGAATGAGGAGGACAGAAAGGTCATCTCATTACAGTTGGATAAAGATCATCATGCTGTGTATGTGGCGTTCTCTAGCTGCGTTATTCGCCTCCCCCTCAGTCGCTGTGAGCGTTATGGATCCTGTAAAAA gTCTTGTATTGCATCTCGGGACCCATACTGTGGCTGGTTAAGCCAGGGGGCTTGTGGCAGAGTGACCCCAGGGATGCT TGCTGGAGGATATGAACAAGACACAGAATACGGCAACACGGCCCACCTAGGGGACTGCCACG aaattttgccTACTTCAACTACACCAGATTACAAAATATTTGGCGGTCCAACATCtg GTGTACGATGGGAAGTCCAGTCTGGAGAGTCCAACCAGATGGTCCACATGAATGTCCTCATCACCTGtgtctttgctgcttttgttttGGGTGCGTTCATTGCAGGGGTGGCAGTATACTGCTATCGCGACATGTTCGTTCGGAAAAACAGAAAGATTCATAAAGATGCAGAATCTGCCCAGTCGTGCACAGACTCCAGTGGAAGCTTTGCCAAACTGAATGGTCTCTTTGACAGCCCAGTCAAGGAATATCAACAGAATATTGATTCTCCCAAATTGTATAGTAACCTGTTGACCAGTCGGAAAGAGCTGCCACCCAGTGGAGATACCAAATCCATGGTAATGGACCATCGGGGCCAACCTCCCGAACTGGCTGCTCTCCCCACGCCTGAGTCTACACCTGTGCTTCACCAGAAGACCCTGCAGGCCATGAAGAGCCACTCAGACAAGGCCCACGGCCATGGGGCTTCAAGGAAAGAAACCCCCCAGTTTTTTCCTTCTAGTCCACCACCCCATTCCCCATTAAGTCATGGGCATATCCCCAGTGCCATTGTTCTTCCTAATGCCACTCATGACTACAACACGTCTTTCTCAAACTCCAATGCTCACAAAGCTGAAAAGAAGCTTCAGAACATTGACCACCCGCTTACAAAGTCATCCAGCAAAAGAGATCACCGGCGTTCTGTGGATTCCAGAAATACCCTCAATGATCTCCTGAAGCATCTAAATGACCCAAATAGCAACCCCAAAGCCATCAtgggagacatccagatggcccaccaGACCCTAATGCTGGATCCTGTGGGACCTATGTCTGAGGTCCCACCCAAGGTCCCTAACCGGGAAGCATCGCTGTACTCTCCTCCTTCAACTCTCCCCAGAAACAGCCCAACCAAGCGAGTGGACGTCCCCACCACTCCTGGAGTCCCAATGACTTCTCTGGAAAGACAAAGGGGTTATCACAAAAATTCCTCCCAGAGGCACTCTATATCTGCTATGCCTAAAAACTTAAACTCACCAAATGGTGTTTTGTTATCTAGACAGCCGAGTATGAACCGTGGAGGGTACCTGCCCACCTCCACAGGGGCAAAGGTGGACTATATTCAGGGAACACCAGTGAGTGTTCATCTGCAGCCTTCCCTCTCCAGACAGAGCAGCTATACCAGTAATGGCACCCTTCCTAGGACGGGACTAAAGAGGACACCGTCCTTAAAACCTGATGTGCCACCAAAGCCTTCCTTTGTTCCTCAAACCACATCTGTCAGACCACTGAACAAATACACTTACTAG
- the SEMA6D gene encoding semaphorin-6D isoform X1 produces the protein MRCFLLCAYMLLLMISQLRAVSFPEDDEPLNTVDYHYSRQYPVFRGRPSGNESQHRLDFQLMLKIRDTLYIAGRDQVYTVNLNEIPKTEVIPNKKLTWRSRQQDRENCAMKGKHKDECHNFIKVFVPRNDEMVFVCGTNAFNPMCRYYRLNTLEYDGEEISGLARCPFDARQTNVALFADGKLYSATVADFLASDAVIYRSMGDGSALRTIKYDSKWIKEPHFLHAIEYGNYVYFFFREIAVEHNNLGKAVYSRVARICKNDMGGSQRVLEKHWTSFLKARLNCSVPGDSFFYFDVLQSITDIIQINGIPTVVGVFTTQLNSIPGSAVCAFSMDDIEKVFKGRFKEQKTPDSVWTAVPEDKVPKPRPGCCAKHGLAEAYKTSIDFPDETLSFIKSHPLMDSAVPPIADEPWFTKTRIRYRLTAIAVDHSAGPHRNYTVIFVGSEAGVVLKVLAKTSPFSLNDSILLEEIEAYNHAKCNAENEEDRKVISLQLDKDHHAVYVAFSSCVIRLPLSRCERYGSCKKSCIASRDPYCGWLSQGACGRVTPGMLLLTEDFFAFHNHSAGGYEQDTEYGNTAHLGDCHEILPTSTTPDYKIFGGPTSDMEVSSSSVTTMASIPEITPKVIDTWRPKLTSSRKFVVQDDPNTSDFTDPLSGIPKGVRWEVQSGESNQMVHMNVLITCVFAAFVLGAFIAGVAVYCYRDMFVRKNRKIHKDAESAQSCTDSSGSFAKLNGLFDSPVKEYQQNIDSPKLYSNLLTSRKELPPSGDTKSMVMDHRGQPPELAALPTPESTPVLHQKTLQAMKSHSDKAHGHGASRKETPQFFPSSPPPHSPLSHGHIPSAIVLPNATHDYNTSFSNSNAHKAEKKLQNIDHPLTKSSSKRDHRRSVDSRNTLNDLLKHLNDPNSNPKAIMGDIQMAHQTLMLDPVGPMSEVPPKVPNREASLYSPPSTLPRNSPTKRVDVPTTPGVPMTSLERQRGYHKNSSQRHSISAMPKNLNSPNGVLLSRQPSMNRGGYLPTSTGAKVDYIQGTPVSVHLQPSLSRQSSYTSNGTLPRTGLKRTPSLKPDVPPKPSFVPQTTSVRPLNKYTY, from the exons ATGAGGTGCTTCTTGCTCTGTGCCTACATGCTGCTCCTGATGATTTCCCAGCTGAGGGCAGTCAGCTTTCCCGAAGATGATGAACCCCTTAATACAGTCGACTATCACT ATTCAAGGCAATATCCGGTTTTTAGAGGACGCCCTTCGGGCAATGAATCCCAGCACAGGCTGGACTTTCAGCTGATGTTGAAAATTCGAGACACACTTTATATTGCTGGCAG GGATCAAGTTTATACGGTAAACTTAAATGAAATCCCCAAAACAGAAGTCATACCAAACAAG AAACTGACGTGGCGGTCAAGACAACAGGACCGAGAAAACTGTGCCATGAAAGGCAAACATAAA GATGAATGCCACAACTTTATTAAAGTATTTGTCCCAAGAAACGACGAGATGGTTTTTGTATGTGGTACCAATGCATTCAATCCCATGTGTAGATACTATAGG ttgaATACCTTAGAGTATGACGGGGAGGAAATTAGTGGCCTGGCAAGATGCCCATTTGATGCCAGACAAACCAATGTTGCCCTTTTTGCTG ATGGGAAGCTATATTCTGCCACGGTGGCTGACTTCTTGGCCAGTGATGCTGTTATTTATCGAAGCATGGGGGATGGATCTGCCCTTCGCACAATAAAATATGATTCCAAATGGATAAAAG aGCCACATTTTCTTCATGCCATAGAATATGGAAACTATGTGTATTTCTTCTTCCGAGAAATTGCTGTGGAACATAATAATTTAGGCAAG GCTGTCTATTCCCGTGTGGCCCGCATATGTAAAAATGACATGGGTGGCTCCCAGCGGGTCCTGGAGAAACACTGGACTTCATTTCTGAAGGCTCGGCTTAACTGTTCTGTCCCCGGAGATTCGTTTTTCTACTTTGATGTCCTGCAGTCTATCACAGACATAATACAAATCAATGGCATCCCCACTGTGGTCGGGGTGTTTACCACACAGCTCAACAG CATTCCTGGTTCTGCAGTGTGTGCATTTAGCATGGATGACATTGAAAAAGTATTCAAAGGACGgtttaaagaacagaaaacccCAGATTCTGTTTGGACAGCAGTCCCTGAAGACAAAGTACCAAAGCCaag GCCTGGCTGTTGTGCAAAGCATGGCCTTGCTGAAGCCTATAAAACTTCCattgatttccctgatgaaacCCTGTCCTTCATCAAATCCCACCCGCTAATGGACTCTGCCGTCCCACCCATCGCCGATGAGCCCTGGTTCACAAAGACTCGGATCAG GTACAGACTGACGGCCATCGCTGTTGACCATTCTGCTGGGCCCCACCGGAACTATACAGTCATCTTTGTTGGCTCTGAAGCTGGCGTGGTGCTTAAAGTTTTGGCAAAGACCAGTCCTTTCTCTTTGAATGACAGCATATTACTGGAAGAGATTGAAGCGTACAACCACGCAAA GTGTAATGCTGAGAATGAGGAGGACAGAAAGGTCATCTCATTACAGTTGGATAAAGATCATCATGCTGTGTATGTGGCGTTCTCTAGCTGCGTTATTCGCCTCCCCCTCAGTCGCTGTGAGCGTTATGGATCCTGTAAAAA gTCTTGTATTGCATCTCGGGACCCATACTGTGGCTGGTTAAGCCAGGGGGCTTGTGGCAGAGTGACCCCAGGGATGCT GCTGTTAACCGAAGACTTCTTTGCTTTCCATAACCACAGTGCTGGAGGATATGAACAAGACACAGAATACGGCAACACGGCCCACCTAGGGGACTGCCACG aaattttgccTACTTCAACTACACCAGATTACAAAATATTTGGCGGTCCAACATCtg ACATGGAGGTATCTTCATCATCTGTTACCACAATGGCAAGTATCCCAGAAATTACACCTAAAGTGATTGATACCTGGAGACCTAAACTGACGAGCTCCCGGAAATTTGTAGTTCAAGATGACCCAAACACTTCTGATTTTACTGATCCTTTATCAGGTATCCCAAAGG GTGTACGATGGGAAGTCCAGTCTGGAGAGTCCAACCAGATGGTCCACATGAATGTCCTCATCACCTGtgtctttgctgcttttgttttGGGTGCGTTCATTGCAGGGGTGGCAGTATACTGCTATCGCGACATGTTCGTTCGGAAAAACAGAAAGATTCATAAAGATGCAGAATCTGCCCAGTCGTGCACAGACTCCAGTGGAAGCTTTGCCAAACTGAATGGTCTCTTTGACAGCCCAGTCAAGGAATATCAACAGAATATTGATTCTCCCAAATTGTATAGTAACCTGTTGACCAGTCGGAAAGAGCTGCCACCCAGTGGAGATACCAAATCCATGGTAATGGACCATCGGGGCCAACCTCCCGAACTGGCTGCTCTCCCCACGCCTGAGTCTACACCTGTGCTTCACCAGAAGACCCTGCAGGCCATGAAGAGCCACTCAGACAAGGCCCACGGCCATGGGGCTTCAAGGAAAGAAACCCCCCAGTTTTTTCCTTCTAGTCCACCACCCCATTCCCCATTAAGTCATGGGCATATCCCCAGTGCCATTGTTCTTCCTAATGCCACTCATGACTACAACACGTCTTTCTCAAACTCCAATGCTCACAAAGCTGAAAAGAAGCTTCAGAACATTGACCACCCGCTTACAAAGTCATCCAGCAAAAGAGATCACCGGCGTTCTGTGGATTCCAGAAATACCCTCAATGATCTCCTGAAGCATCTAAATGACCCAAATAGCAACCCCAAAGCCATCAtgggagacatccagatggcccaccaGACCCTAATGCTGGATCCTGTGGGACCTATGTCTGAGGTCCCACCCAAGGTCCCTAACCGGGAAGCATCGCTGTACTCTCCTCCTTCAACTCTCCCCAGAAACAGCCCAACCAAGCGAGTGGACGTCCCCACCACTCCTGGAGTCCCAATGACTTCTCTGGAAAGACAAAGGGGTTATCACAAAAATTCCTCCCAGAGGCACTCTATATCTGCTATGCCTAAAAACTTAAACTCACCAAATGGTGTTTTGTTATCTAGACAGCCGAGTATGAACCGTGGAGGGTACCTGCCCACCTCCACAGGGGCAAAGGTGGACTATATTCAGGGAACACCAGTGAGTGTTCATCTGCAGCCTTCCCTCTCCAGACAGAGCAGCTATACCAGTAATGGCACCCTTCCTAGGACGGGACTAAAGAGGACACCGTCCTTAAAACCTGATGTGCCACCAAAGCCTTCCTTTGTTCCTCAAACCACATCTGTCAGACCACTGAACAAATACACTTACTAG